One genomic segment of Hydrocarboniclastica marina includes these proteins:
- a CDS encoding PaaI family thioesterase has product MIDKAALQRVREEGDLFELIAAIPYAKTLGMSCERFGDDMIFTLPPRDTNLGNPILPAIHGGVIGGFMEMSAGLYLMLQQDAPKLPRIVDFSIDFLRAGLNRSTFAECRLTRQGNRVANVTVWCWQKSRQEPTATARAHFIL; this is encoded by the coding sequence ATGATCGATAAGGCGGCGCTGCAGCGAGTGCGGGAAGAGGGCGACCTTTTTGAGCTGATTGCAGCGATACCCTACGCAAAGACGCTGGGGATGAGTTGCGAGCGGTTCGGCGACGACATGATTTTTACGTTGCCACCGCGCGACACAAACCTTGGCAATCCGATCCTGCCAGCGATCCATGGCGGTGTTATAGGCGGGTTCATGGAAATGTCTGCGGGTCTCTATCTTATGCTCCAGCAGGACGCTCCCAAATTGCCCCGCATTGTCGACTTCTCGATCGATTTTCTGAGAGCAGGACTCAACCGGAGTACTTTTGCCGAGTGCCGCTTAACCCGCCAGGGCAACAGGGTTGCCAACGTCACGGTGTGGTGCTGGCAGAAGTCCCGGCAGGAGCCTACAGCCACGGCGCGCGCCCACTTCATTCTCTAG
- the htpG gene encoding molecular chaperone HtpG, which yields MTVETQKETLSFQTEVKQLLHLMIHSLYSNKEIFLRELVSNASDALDKLRFKSLSQADLVEDDAELKIRLDFDAAAGTITLSDNGIGMSRQDVIENLGTIARSGTADFIQNLSGDQKKDSKLIGQFGVGFYSAFIVANRVEVLTRKAGAPAEEGVHWDSTGNGEFTIGAVELAERGTTIILHLKDEEKEFADGYRLRSLIKKYSDHISFPVVMKSEPQETEEGKEAEAPQDETVNEATALWTLPRNEIKDDEYKAFYKHVAHDFEDPLTWSHNRVEGALDYTSLLYIPARAPFDLYNRDAPRGLKLYIQRVFIMDDAEQFLPLYLRFVKGVIDSNDLSLNVSREILQNDKTVDTIRTALSKRVLDMLKKLAANEPEQYQKFWDEFGQVLKEGPAEDFSNKDKIAKLLRFSTTQTGEAAQTVSLDDYIGRMREGQEKIYYITADSHTAAKSSPHLEVFRKKGVEVLILSDRIDEWMMNYLSEYDGKSFQDVGRGSLDLGSVETEEDKKEVEKAAEEHKPLLERLKKALEDRVQDVRVTKRLTDSPACLVVGDFDMGAQMRKIMAAAGQKVPDSKPIFEVNVEHPLVQRLESADGDERFNDLATVLLDQATLASGEQLEDPGSYVTRLNRLLLELSR from the coding sequence ATGACGGTCGAAACACAGAAAGAAACCCTGAGCTTCCAGACTGAAGTGAAGCAGTTGCTTCACCTGATGATTCATTCGCTGTACTCCAATAAAGAGATATTCCTGCGGGAACTGGTATCGAACGCGTCCGACGCGTTGGACAAACTTCGCTTCAAATCTCTTAGCCAGGCCGACCTGGTCGAGGACGATGCCGAGCTGAAAATCCGGCTGGATTTCGACGCCGCGGCGGGCACAATCACTCTTTCGGATAACGGCATCGGCATGAGCCGGCAGGACGTCATCGAGAACCTCGGGACCATTGCCCGCTCCGGCACCGCTGACTTCATCCAGAATCTCTCCGGTGACCAGAAGAAGGACTCCAAACTGATCGGTCAGTTTGGGGTGGGCTTCTACTCTGCATTTATCGTGGCGAACCGCGTCGAGGTTCTGACGCGCAAAGCCGGCGCACCTGCTGAAGAGGGCGTCCACTGGGATTCCACTGGTAACGGCGAATTTACTATTGGTGCGGTCGAGCTAGCCGAACGCGGCACGACAATTATCCTGCACCTGAAGGACGAGGAGAAAGAGTTTGCCGACGGTTACCGTCTTCGCAGCCTGATCAAAAAGTACTCAGATCATATTTCTTTCCCGGTCGTGATGAAGTCTGAACCCCAGGAGACGGAAGAAGGCAAAGAGGCCGAGGCGCCCCAGGATGAGACTGTCAATGAAGCGACTGCGCTATGGACTTTGCCTCGCAATGAAATCAAGGACGACGAGTACAAAGCCTTCTATAAGCACGTCGCCCATGACTTTGAAGACCCGCTGACCTGGTCCCACAACCGTGTGGAAGGCGCGTTGGACTACACCAGCCTACTGTATATTCCTGCCCGTGCGCCTTTTGACCTCTATAACCGCGACGCGCCCCGCGGGCTCAAGCTCTACATCCAGCGCGTCTTTATCATGGACGACGCGGAGCAGTTCCTGCCGCTCTACCTGCGCTTCGTCAAAGGCGTAATCGACAGCAATGACCTGTCCCTTAACGTCTCCAGGGAAATTCTTCAGAACGACAAGACCGTTGACACCATCCGTACTGCGTTGAGCAAGCGCGTTTTGGACATGCTCAAGAAATTGGCGGCCAACGAGCCTGAGCAGTACCAGAAGTTCTGGGATGAGTTCGGTCAGGTTCTCAAGGAAGGCCCTGCGGAAGACTTCTCCAACAAGGATAAGATCGCCAAGCTGCTTCGCTTCTCGACAACGCAGACTGGCGAGGCGGCCCAGACCGTATCTCTGGACGACTATATCGGGCGCATGCGCGAAGGCCAGGAAAAGATCTACTACATCACCGCTGACAGCCACACCGCAGCCAAGAGCAGCCCGCACCTGGAGGTTTTCCGCAAGAAAGGTGTCGAGGTTCTGATTCTGTCCGATCGTATTGATGAGTGGATGATGAACTACCTCAGCGAATACGACGGCAAGTCATTCCAGGATGTCGGCCGTGGCTCGCTGGACCTGGGCAGTGTCGAAACAGAAGAGGACAAGAAGGAAGTCGAGAAGGCGGCGGAAGAGCACAAACCTCTGCTAGAGCGTCTGAAAAAGGCGCTAGAGGACCGGGTTCAGGATGTCCGCGTCACCAAGCGCCTGACTGACTCGCCGGCTTGTCTGGTGGTGGGCGACTTCGACATGGGAGCCCAGATGCGCAAGATCATGGCCGCTGCGGGGCAGAAGGTACCTGACAGCAAACCGATCTTCGAAGTGAACGTGGAGCATCCGCTGGTGCAACGGCTCGAAAGCGCCGATGGTGACGAACGCTTCAACGATCTGGCCACGGTGCTCCTGGACCAGGCAACCCTGGCCAGCGGCGAGCAATTGGAAGACCCGGGATCTTATGTAACCCGCCTCAACCGACTGCTGCTGGAACTCTCTCGGTAA
- a CDS encoding DUF2835 domain-containing protein, whose translation MAHLQEPPDTLAQSIIVDLRISADEWLRLYRGEALDVVARARDGRSVRFPARILRPFVRHDGISGAFLIEFGQDGKFQSVERMG comes from the coding sequence ATGGCCCATCTACAGGAGCCACCGGACACCTTGGCCCAAAGCATCATTGTTGATCTTCGGATTTCCGCAGACGAATGGCTTCGGCTTTACCGTGGCGAAGCGCTGGATGTCGTCGCGCGAGCGCGTGATGGCCGGAGCGTCCGGTTTCCGGCACGTATTCTACGGCCGTTTGTCAGGCATGACGGCATCAGTGGCGCTTTTCTGATCGAGTTTGGACAGGACGGGAAGTTTCAGTCAGTGGAACGGATGGGGTAG
- a CDS encoding lytic transglycosylase domain-containing protein, protein MTRKHAVLKALVCSALLLSVTPVVAQTPDSELRAVLKQTIEGATSFEDRFDAEVWLVDMSGRTRSWIKDDDERLEILRLIHQEAQRIDLEPELLLALIHVESLYDRFAVSSAGAQGLMQVMPFWKNEIGRPDDNLTQIKTNLRYGSTILRHYLDIEKGNLTRALARYNGSLGKTWYPERVMNAWDKYYFVRN, encoded by the coding sequence ATGACTCGAAAGCACGCCGTTCTTAAAGCCCTGGTTTGCTCAGCACTGCTGCTGTCGGTCACACCCGTCGTTGCCCAGACCCCGGATAGTGAACTGCGGGCCGTGCTGAAGCAGACCATTGAAGGCGCTACCAGCTTCGAAGACCGGTTCGACGCCGAGGTCTGGTTAGTCGATATGTCAGGGCGTACCCGTAGCTGGATCAAGGACGACGACGAGCGCCTTGAAATTCTTCGTCTGATTCATCAGGAGGCACAGCGCATCGATCTGGAACCCGAGCTGCTGCTGGCCCTGATCCATGTGGAAAGTCTCTACGACCGTTTTGCTGTCTCGTCCGCCGGCGCGCAGGGGCTCATGCAGGTCATGCCCTTCTGGAAAAACGAAATAGGCCGCCCGGATGACAACCTCACCCAGATCAAGACCAACCTGCGCTACGGCTCGACAATCCTCAGGCACTACCTGGACATTGAAAAGGGCAACCTTACCCGCGCGTTGGCCCGCTATAACGGGAGCTTAGGTAAAACCTGGTATCCGGAGAGAGTCATGAACGCGTGGGATAAGTACTACTTCGTCAGAAATTGA